In the Acropora muricata isolate sample 2 chromosome 1, ASM3666990v1, whole genome shotgun sequence genome, one interval contains:
- the LOC136930960 gene encoding lysophosphatidic acid receptor 3-like, whose amino-acid sequence MANHSQQEYKSSSFPLFSASECTAWLTVFGMEAVAMVTLNALTIIVYLKERGLRKGSMYLVINQAVADMLVAGCVIIGCYDLGGKCKFWTSLNASNLPSVIVINAWFFFIPLASVTNLAAISLERMHATFRPFKHRLIKKNMFGAAVAAVWITAGLCSAVGAFYPFTIQLSRSLFTFYLTFSLFCLLIILVSYTSIAIKIIYGNQPHHHGATSRERKLTKTLFIVTVVSLLLTQPTIIIWILRSVSSHSFTAISLQTRLRLSCSFGFIFCANSLVNPICYAFRIPEFRKALFSFLRCRFQSQPAQIFTLKKM is encoded by the coding sequence atggctaatcactctcagcaaGAATACAAATCTTCATCTTTCCCGTTGTTTTCTGCATCTGAGTGCACTGCCTGGTTAACGGTGTTTGGTATGGAggctgttgctatggtgacattgAATGCCCtaacaatcattgtttacctgaaagagcgcgGTCTTCGCAAGggcagcatgtacctggtgatcaaccaagcagttgctgatatgctTGTTGCAGGCTGTGTGATCATTGGGTGTTACGATTTGGGAGGCAAGTGTAAATTTTGGACGTCGCTCAACGCTTCTAACCTTCCATCTGTTATAGTCATCAACGCTTGGTTTTTCTTCATTCCATTAGCATCAGTAACcaaccttgctgctatttccttagagcgaatgcacgcaacgtttcgtccattcaagcatcgcctcatcaaaaagaacatgtttggagcagctgttgcagccgtttggattacagctgggcTCTGCTCAGCAGTCGGTGCCTTCTACCCCTTCACTATCCAACTGAGTCGTAGCCTTTTTACCTTCTACTtgacgttttccttgttttgccttttaattatACTTGTGTCTTACACGTCCATAGCTATAAAAATTATCTATGGAAATCAACCTCATCACCATGGTGCaaccagtagagaaagaaaactgaccaagacactattcattgtgacagttgtatctttactgctTACGCAGCCAACAATTATTATCTGGATTCTTCGTTCAGTATCATCGCACTCTTTCACAGCCATTTCGCTTCAAACAAGGTTACGGTTATCTTGTTCTTTTGGGTTTATATTTTGTGccaactctcttgtcaatcctatttgttatgcatttagaattccagagttcaggaAAGCTCTGTTTTCGTTTTTGCGCTGTAGATTCCAGTCGCAGCCTGCTCAGATTTTTACCCTTAAGAAGATGTAA
- the LOC136919082 gene encoding pinopsin-like isoform X1 translates to MLMANHSLQRDTTSSLPLFSASECIAMVIAFGMESVAIVTLNALTIIVYLKEYGLRKRSMYLVINLAFVDMLVAGCAITECWFIGSGCKFWTINSLNLSSFIVIAVWSRVMPLASVANLAAISLERMHATFRPFQHRLIKKKMFGAAVAIVWITTGLCSAIGVLVVFDSFSVKLNLGLFTLYLSFFLFCFLIILVSYSSIAVKLACGNQSHHDGATSRERKLTKTLFIVTVASLTLTQPVIIFLILDTASSHTFSVISRQTRSRLHYYFGFSFCANSLVNPICYGFRIPGFRRALFSFLRCRFLAQPAQDFPLDKL, encoded by the exons ATG ctgatgGCCAATCATTCTCTGCAGCGAGACACAACTTCATCTTTACCATTGTTTTCGGCATCTGAGTGCATTGCGATGGTAATAGCGTTTGGCATGGAGTCTGTTGCCATAGTGACGTTGAATGCCctaacaattattgtttacctgaaagagtatggtcttcgcaagcgcagcatgtacctggtgatcaactTGGCATTTGTTGATATGCTTGTTGCGGGCTGTGCGATCACTGAGTGTTGGTTTATAGGAAGCGGTTGTAAATTTTGGACGATCAACTCTTTGAACCTCTCATCTTTCATAGTTATCGCGGTTTGGTCTCGCGTCATGCCATTAGCATCAGTGgcaaaccttgctgctatttccttagagcggatgcacgcaacgtttcgtccatttcagcatcgcctcatcaaaaagaaaatgtttggagcAGCTGTCgctattgtttggattacaACTGGGCTCTGTTCAGCAATTGGTGTCTTGGTTGTCTTCGACTCATTTTCTGTCAAACTAAATCTCGGCCTTTTTACCTTATActtatcatttttcttgttttgctttcttattATCCTTGTGTCATACTCGTCCATAGCTGTAAAACTTGCCTGTGGAAACCAGTCGCATCACGATGGTGCaaccagtagagaaagaaaactgaccaagacactgttcattgtgacagtcgCATCTTTAACGCTCACGCAGCCAGTTATCATTTTTCTGATTCTTGATACTGCGTCATCACACACTTTCTCGGTCATTTCGCGTCAAACACGGTCTCGCttacattattattttggtttttcattttgtgccaactctcttgtcaatccaattTGTTATGGATTTAGAATTCCAGGGTTCAGGAGAgctctgttttcctttttgcgctGCAGATTCCTGGCGCAGCCTGCTCAAGATTTTCCTCTTGACAAGTTGTAA
- the LOC136919082 gene encoding pinopsin-like isoform X2, protein MANHSLQRDTTSSLPLFSASECIAMVIAFGMESVAIVTLNALTIIVYLKEYGLRKRSMYLVINLAFVDMLVAGCAITECWFIGSGCKFWTINSLNLSSFIVIAVWSRVMPLASVANLAAISLERMHATFRPFQHRLIKKKMFGAAVAIVWITTGLCSAIGVLVVFDSFSVKLNLGLFTLYLSFFLFCFLIILVSYSSIAVKLACGNQSHHDGATSRERKLTKTLFIVTVASLTLTQPVIIFLILDTASSHTFSVISRQTRSRLHYYFGFSFCANSLVNPICYGFRIPGFRRALFSFLRCRFLAQPAQDFPLDKL, encoded by the coding sequence atgGCCAATCATTCTCTGCAGCGAGACACAACTTCATCTTTACCATTGTTTTCGGCATCTGAGTGCATTGCGATGGTAATAGCGTTTGGCATGGAGTCTGTTGCCATAGTGACGTTGAATGCCctaacaattattgtttacctgaaagagtatggtcttcgcaagcgcagcatgtacctggtgatcaactTGGCATTTGTTGATATGCTTGTTGCGGGCTGTGCGATCACTGAGTGTTGGTTTATAGGAAGCGGTTGTAAATTTTGGACGATCAACTCTTTGAACCTCTCATCTTTCATAGTTATCGCGGTTTGGTCTCGCGTCATGCCATTAGCATCAGTGgcaaaccttgctgctatttccttagagcggatgcacgcaacgtttcgtccatttcagcatcgcctcatcaaaaagaaaatgtttggagcAGCTGTCgctattgtttggattacaACTGGGCTCTGTTCAGCAATTGGTGTCTTGGTTGTCTTCGACTCATTTTCTGTCAAACTAAATCTCGGCCTTTTTACCTTATActtatcatttttcttgttttgctttcttattATCCTTGTGTCATACTCGTCCATAGCTGTAAAACTTGCCTGTGGAAACCAGTCGCATCACGATGGTGCaaccagtagagaaagaaaactgaccaagacactgttcattgtgacagtcgCATCTTTAACGCTCACGCAGCCAGTTATCATTTTTCTGATTCTTGATACTGCGTCATCACACACTTTCTCGGTCATTTCGCGTCAAACACGGTCTCGCttacattattattttggtttttcattttgtgccaactctcttgtcaatccaattTGTTATGGATTTAGAATTCCAGGGTTCAGGAGAgctctgttttcctttttgcgctGCAGATTCCTGGCGCAGCCTGCTCAAGATTTTCCTCTTGACAAGTTGTAA